From Phenylobacterium montanum, the proteins below share one genomic window:
- the trbF gene encoding conjugal transfer protein TrbF: MSFKRAGVRYGRTPEPETPYQRAAQAWDDRIGSARVQARNWRLMAFASLALAGGLAAGLVWRSATGSITPWVVEVDRLGEARAVAPATAGYQPSDAQIAWHLARFIEEVREIPADGVVLRQNWLRAYDFTTDKGAAALSVYARADDPFAQLGKAQVSVEISSVIRASPDSFRIAWTERRYEDGAITATERWSAIATVVIQPPTDPERLKKNPLGLYVHALNWSKELG; this comes from the coding sequence ATGAGCTTCAAGCGCGCCGGCGTCCGCTATGGCCGGACCCCCGAGCCCGAAACCCCCTACCAGCGCGCCGCCCAGGCCTGGGATGATCGCATCGGCTCGGCCCGCGTCCAGGCGCGCAACTGGCGGCTGATGGCCTTCGCCAGCCTGGCCCTGGCCGGCGGTCTGGCGGCGGGTCTCGTCTGGCGTTCCGCGACCGGCAGCATCACGCCCTGGGTGGTGGAGGTGGATCGGCTGGGCGAGGCGAGGGCGGTGGCGCCGGCCACGGCCGGCTACCAGCCGAGCGATGCCCAGATCGCCTGGCACCTGGCCCGCTTCATCGAGGAGGTCCGCGAGATCCCCGCCGACGGGGTGGTGCTGCGGCAGAACTGGCTTCGGGCCTACGACTTCACCACCGACAAGGGGGCGGCGGCGCTCAGCGTCTATGCCCGGGCCGACGACCCCTTCGCTCAGCTCGGCAAGGCCCAGGTCTCGGTGGAGATCTCTTCTGTCATCCGCGCCTCGCCGGACAGCTTCCGCATCGCCTGGACCGAGCGCCGCTACGAGGACGGGGCGATCACCGCCACCGAACGCTGGTCGGCCATCGCCACCGTCGTGATCCAGCCGCCGACCGATCCCGAGCGGCTGAAGAAGAACCCCCTCGGTCTTTACGTCCACGCCCTCAACTGGTCGAAGGAACTCGGCTGA
- a CDS encoding DUF2274 domain-containing protein, which produces MKTLKLGPILDERPVRLTIELPAAVHRDLVAYAAAMGAGGGEPPEPAKLIAPMLARFMASDRAFTRGRRTQG; this is translated from the coding sequence ATGAAGACGCTCAAGCTTGGACCCATCCTCGACGAGCGCCCGGTCCGCCTGACCATCGAGTTGCCGGCCGCGGTGCATCGCGATCTTGTGGCCTACGCCGCGGCCATGGGCGCCGGTGGCGGCGAGCCGCCCGAGCCGGCCAAGCTCATAGCGCCGATGCTGGCGCGGTTCATGGCTTCGGATCGCGCCTTCACACGGGGCCGGCGGACGCAGGGCTGA
- a CDS encoding RNA polymerase sigma factor — protein sequence MTMDVLAQIAGDPQERGGDAGRLGARLELDRLFRAETPRLTRFFARRVWRQEQVCDLLQETFLHFLRVQSQAGEVASPGAYLQRIASNLLRDFADHRALWSPVITSGAIDPDAFASSDASPLDHLEAQDLLRKYQRALGGLKPKTREIFLLHRRDGLTYGEIAIRTDMSVSGVEKHMMKAIAHIDRVFGRV from the coding sequence ATGACTATGGACGTCTTGGCGCAGATCGCCGGCGATCCGCAGGAGAGGGGCGGCGATGCGGGGCGTCTTGGCGCACGCCTCGAGCTCGATCGCCTGTTTCGGGCGGAGACGCCGCGTCTGACGCGCTTCTTCGCCAGGCGGGTATGGCGCCAAGAGCAAGTCTGCGACCTTCTGCAGGAAACCTTCCTGCACTTCCTGCGCGTCCAGAGCCAGGCCGGCGAGGTCGCCAGCCCGGGAGCCTATCTGCAGCGCATCGCCAGCAACCTGCTCCGGGACTTCGCTGATCACCGCGCCCTCTGGTCGCCGGTCATCACGTCAGGGGCGATCGATCCTGACGCCTTCGCCAGTTCGGACGCCTCGCCGCTCGACCATCTCGAGGCCCAGGACCTGTTGCGCAAATACCAGCGGGCGCTCGGCGGGCTGAAGCCGAAGACCCGCGAGATCTTCTTGCTCCATCGCCGCGATGGCCTCACCTATGGCGAAATCGCAATCCGGACGGACATGAGCGTGAGCGGCGTCGAAAAGCACATGATGAAGGCGATCGCTCATATCGACCGGGTCTTCGGGCGAGTCTAA
- a CDS encoding TrbI/VirB10 family protein produces MTSEEATLKEADEPSGPSEAELARALRLRAAPPKVTRVSARALATLAGVSIIALGGAVILGLRAQPAKAPPKELYAVGGKPSSEGLAALPSSYGGLAGTNPAATGSEVPKLGPPMPGDLGRPMLKAGVTPPPIGGEAETTGARPAEPPRQQGPSEQDAARSSRLFSADHTESANLSGAAASAPQPVDLAALAGLAAAHPGVAGVQPAASEADRKLAFLNQGDKRAAVSPESLQAAASPYVLQAGGVISAALVTGLRSDLPGEVIAQVTADVYDSPSGRYLLIPQGSKLIGQYDAQVAFGQIRALLAWTRLILPDGRWIDLGREPGADPQGYAGLSGRVDNHWSQLFKAAALSTVLSIGAEAGTSSNQNDLAQAIGQGASDSISQVGRRVVGRSLAIQPTITIRPGFPVRVLVTRDLALEPWPMEQSR; encoded by the coding sequence ATGACCAGCGAAGAGGCCACGCTGAAGGAAGCGGACGAGCCGTCCGGCCCCTCTGAGGCCGAACTGGCCCGGGCCTTGAGGCTCCGCGCCGCCCCGCCGAAGGTCACCCGCGTCTCGGCCAGGGCGCTGGCGACCCTGGCCGGGGTCTCGATCATCGCCCTCGGCGGCGCGGTGATCCTCGGCCTGCGCGCCCAGCCGGCCAAGGCGCCGCCGAAGGAGCTCTATGCCGTGGGGGGCAAGCCCTCTTCCGAGGGGCTGGCGGCGCTCCCCAGCAGCTATGGCGGCCTTGCTGGGACAAATCCCGCCGCGACCGGGTCCGAGGTCCCAAAGCTCGGTCCGCCCATGCCGGGCGATCTTGGGCGGCCGATGCTCAAGGCGGGCGTCACCCCGCCCCCGATCGGCGGCGAGGCCGAGACGACCGGCGCTCGCCCGGCGGAGCCGCCACGCCAGCAAGGGCCTTCGGAACAGGACGCCGCCCGCTCCAGCCGCCTGTTCTCGGCCGATCATACCGAGTCCGCAAACCTCTCCGGGGCCGCTGCGAGCGCGCCCCAGCCCGTCGATCTAGCCGCCCTGGCCGGGCTCGCGGCCGCCCACCCAGGCGTTGCGGGCGTTCAGCCCGCCGCCAGCGAGGCTGATCGCAAGCTCGCCTTTCTGAACCAGGGCGACAAGCGGGCCGCCGTCAGTCCGGAAAGCCTGCAGGCGGCGGCCAGTCCCTACGTGCTGCAGGCGGGCGGCGTCATCTCAGCGGCCCTGGTGACCGGCCTGCGCTCCGATCTCCCTGGCGAGGTCATCGCCCAGGTCACAGCCGACGTCTATGACAGCCCGAGCGGACGCTACCTTCTGATCCCGCAGGGCTCGAAGCTGATCGGCCAGTACGACGCGCAGGTCGCCTTCGGCCAGATCCGGGCGCTCCTGGCCTGGACCCGCCTGATCCTCCCCGACGGGCGTTGGATCGATCTCGGCCGCGAGCCGGGCGCCGACCCCCAAGGCTATGCCGGCCTCTCAGGCCGGGTCGACAACCATTGGAGCCAGCTGTTCAAGGCGGCCGCCCTGTCCACGGTGCTCAGCATCGGCGCCGAGGCGGGGACTTCGTCCAATCAGAACGATCTCGCCCAGGCGATCGGCCAGGGCGCGTCCGACAGCATCAGCCAGGTCGGCCGCCGGGTGGTCGGCCGCTCGCTCGCCATCCAGCCGACGATCACCATCCGGCCGGGATTTCCGGTGCGGGTGCTGGTGACACGGGATCTGGCGCTGGAACCCTGGCCGATGGAGCAGAGCCGATGA
- the trbK-alt gene encoding putative entry exclusion protein TrbK-alt, whose amino-acid sequence MRRRFRRGPFLNLPRVAVAAGALIVAAAAAVVAAGGLHPSRPASPLIMQPASAPLAPEERRLARCQRLGEAGAHDAECLRIWAEMRERFLGGADVRRVAPSLSAAGED is encoded by the coding sequence ATGCGCCGCCGTTTCCGCCGAGGCCCGTTCCTCAACCTGCCGCGGGTGGCGGTCGCCGCCGGCGCGCTCATCGTGGCCGCAGCCGCTGCGGTGGTCGCCGCCGGCGGGCTTCATCCTTCCCGGCCTGCCTCACCTCTGATCATGCAGCCCGCTTCCGCGCCGCTGGCGCCCGAGGAGCGGCGTCTGGCCCGGTGTCAGCGCCTGGGCGAGGCCGGGGCGCACGACGCAGAGTGCCTGCGGATATGGGCCGAGATGCGCGAGCGCTTCCTCGGCGGCGCCGATGTTCGCCGGGTCGCGCCGTCCTTGTCCGCCGCCGGGGAGGACTAA
- a CDS encoding FecR family protein: MVPPEEASPAAEEAVRREGAAWFARMRGPDAARHRPDFEAWAKADPRHQAVYDRLVLRWDEAAVLVGARPSVQIGDRPAAWGGWRKLPLGFGLTACALAILVVLAPVRPAFLDVLGAPSPWWTRIRTGVGEVRQVRLADGASVVVDTDSLVLTRLTDGAGRVRLLRGRARLDAQPDPARRFTVEAGDADVAAQGAVFDVAYTQSDGASATPLKGALDIRAPGAGDRVPAARVGVGQAWSQGPGRRPRIAPAAAGAALWPTGVLSFSQTPLGEALAQANRYARQHVVLADPALGQLEVSGVFRAREPKALADGLAAAFDLRVEVRPDGDLSLARPSAATPIDPPR, from the coding sequence ATGGTCCCGCCCGAGGAGGCATCGCCCGCGGCGGAGGAGGCGGTGCGCCGGGAGGGCGCGGCCTGGTTCGCCCGCATGCGCGGCCCCGACGCCGCCCGCCACAGGCCGGACTTCGAGGCCTGGGCCAAGGCCGACCCGCGCCACCAGGCGGTCTATGATCGACTGGTGCTGCGCTGGGACGAGGCCGCGGTGCTGGTCGGAGCCCGCCCGTCCGTGCAAATTGGCGACAGGCCAGCAGCCTGGGGCGGATGGCGGAAACTCCCCCTGGGGTTCGGGCTGACCGCCTGCGCCCTCGCGATCCTTGTGGTCCTAGCGCCCGTTCGCCCCGCATTCCTTGACGTTCTCGGTGCGCCCTCGCCGTGGTGGACCCGTATCCGCACCGGTGTGGGCGAGGTTCGGCAGGTTCGGCTCGCCGATGGCGCCTCGGTGGTGGTGGACACCGATAGCCTGGTCCTGACCCGGCTGACGGACGGGGCGGGGCGCGTGCGGCTCTTGCGCGGCCGCGCCCGGCTCGACGCCCAGCCCGATCCCGCCCGCCGCTTCACCGTCGAAGCCGGGGACGCCGATGTCGCCGCCCAGGGCGCGGTGTTCGACGTCGCCTACACGCAAAGCGATGGCGCCTCGGCGACCCCGCTCAAGGGCGCGCTCGACATCCGTGCGCCGGGCGCGGGCGACCGCGTCCCGGCCGCCCGTGTCGGCGTCGGCCAGGCCTGGTCGCAGGGGCCCGGGCGCCGGCCGCGTATCGCGCCGGCCGCCGCCGGCGCCGCGCTCTGGCCGACCGGCGTGTTGTCCTTCAGCCAGACGCCGCTGGGCGAAGCCTTGGCGCAGGCGAACCGCTACGCCCGCCAGCATGTCGTCCTGGCCGATCCGGCCCTTGGCCAGCTCGAGGTCAGCGGCGTCTTTCGGGCGCGTGAGCCCAAGGCCCTCGCCGATGGGCTCGCGGCCGCCTTCGACCTTCGCGTCGAAGTCCGTCCCGACGGCGATCTCAGCCTCGCCCGTCCGAGCGCCGCCACACCGATCGACCCGCCGCGCTGA
- a CDS encoding LysR family transcriptional regulator, producing MIGLSPAALSERIRALEEALAVSLFQRSAAGVEPTHAGAAFLGEAAQAVEQLDLAAAKALAAGKGEQGKITVGLSGAGLIPVLGDTLASFAAGHAKVGLQIVEGSRGELVKGLRKRGIDLAVLLGPPVSNLGETLALPGERLFVVSPSDHRLAHRYAIDWPDLRGGGVRVSDALAGARLGSPPCEVQLLVHRGGCQSLFAMVRLGLGLALATESEVIVLPSGLVAAPLLEHGEAVTIPVCAYRDGGNDNPPARRLWASLRAASARWSRPI from the coding sequence ATGATCGGTCTCAGTCCTGCCGCGCTCAGCGAGCGAATTCGCGCGCTCGAGGAGGCGCTGGCGGTCTCACTGTTCCAGCGATCGGCGGCCGGCGTTGAACCGACGCATGCCGGCGCCGCCTTCCTTGGCGAAGCCGCCCAAGCGGTCGAGCAGCTGGATCTGGCCGCGGCGAAGGCTCTGGCGGCGGGCAAGGGGGAACAGGGCAAGATCACGGTCGGCCTCAGCGGCGCCGGCCTCATTCCGGTTCTGGGCGATACGCTCGCCAGTTTCGCGGCCGGTCACGCCAAGGTCGGGCTCCAGATCGTGGAGGGATCGCGGGGCGAACTGGTGAAGGGGCTTCGCAAGCGCGGGATAGACCTTGCGGTTCTGCTCGGGCCGCCAGTTTCGAACCTTGGCGAGACCCTCGCCCTTCCTGGCGAGCGCCTGTTCGTCGTTTCGCCATCAGATCACCGCCTGGCTCACCGCTATGCCATAGACTGGCCAGATCTTCGCGGTGGCGGCGTACGGGTCTCAGACGCTCTGGCGGGCGCCCGTTTGGGTTCACCACCCTGCGAGGTTCAGCTTCTCGTCCATCGGGGCGGCTGCCAGAGCCTGTTCGCCATGGTCCGTCTTGGCCTGGGCCTGGCTCTGGCGACGGAAAGCGAGGTGATCGTATTGCCGTCAGGCCTGGTGGCCGCGCCGCTCCTGGAGCATGGCGAGGCGGTCACCATCCCCGTCTGCGCCTATCGCGACGGCGGCAATGACAATCCGCCGGCGCGCAGGCTTTGGGCGTCGTTGCGGGCGGCGAGTGCTCGCTGGAGCCGCCCGATTTGA
- the trbL gene encoding P-type conjugative transfer protein TrbL, whose protein sequence is MGGSGVIDQFLNTFSRYIDSGFGLVQGEVHWLAATLVVIDLVLAALFWAWAGDDDVIARLVRKVLFVGAFAYLINNWGSLTRIVFESFAGLGLKASGAGMAEADFLRPGRIAQAGIDAGAPLLTAISGLLGYASFFENFIQIVVLLLAWLIVVLAFFLLAIQLFVCLIEFKLTSLAGFVLIPFGLFGKTAFAAEKVLGNVIASGVKVLVLAVIIGIGSTLFATMTKAIPGQPTIQDALSLILAALTLLGLGIFGPGVANGIVSGGPQLGAGAAVGTGLAASGVVVGAAALAAGGAAMAGGGLAGLARGGAGLAGAASTAYRAGAAGQSGLGGVAGGLSGMAKAGAQGMASPLRRAAQVFGRGASAEAASSTSGSGGAPAWADALRRQQAAKEAARTAAHIIQTGDRGAGGSSVDLSED, encoded by the coding sequence ATGGGCGGCTCGGGCGTCATCGACCAGTTCCTCAATACCTTCTCGCGCTACATCGACAGCGGTTTCGGCCTGGTCCAGGGCGAGGTGCATTGGCTGGCCGCCACCCTGGTGGTCATCGACCTGGTCCTGGCCGCCCTCTTCTGGGCCTGGGCGGGCGACGACGACGTGATCGCCCGCCTGGTCAGGAAGGTGCTGTTCGTTGGCGCCTTCGCCTATCTGATCAACAACTGGGGAAGCCTCACCCGCATCGTCTTCGAAAGCTTCGCCGGCCTCGGTCTCAAGGCCTCGGGCGCGGGCATGGCGGAGGCGGATTTCCTGAGGCCCGGCCGCATCGCCCAGGCGGGAATCGACGCCGGCGCGCCGCTGCTCACCGCCATCTCCGGGCTCCTGGGCTACGCCTCCTTTTTCGAGAACTTCATCCAGATCGTGGTGCTCCTGCTGGCCTGGCTGATCGTGGTCCTGGCCTTCTTCCTTTTGGCGATCCAGCTCTTCGTCTGCCTGATCGAATTCAAGCTCACGAGCCTGGCGGGCTTCGTGCTGATCCCCTTCGGCCTCTTCGGCAAGACCGCCTTCGCCGCCGAAAAGGTCCTCGGCAACGTCATCGCCTCCGGGGTCAAGGTGCTGGTGCTGGCGGTGATCATCGGCATCGGCTCGACCCTCTTTGCCACCATGACCAAGGCCATTCCCGGCCAGCCGACCATCCAGGATGCGCTGAGCCTGATCCTGGCCGCCCTGACCCTCCTGGGCCTCGGCATTTTCGGCCCGGGCGTCGCCAATGGCATCGTCTCCGGCGGGCCGCAGCTGGGCGCCGGCGCCGCCGTCGGCACGGGCCTGGCCGCCAGCGGCGTTGTCGTGGGCGCCGCCGCCCTCGCCGCCGGTGGGGCCGCCATGGCCGGGGGCGGCCTGGCCGGCCTCGCCCGTGGCGGCGCGGGCCTCGCCGGCGCGGCCAGCACCGCCTATCGCGCCGGCGCGGCCGGACAGAGCGGTCTTGGCGGCGTCGCCGGCGGCCTTTCCGGCATGGCCAAGGCCGGCGCGCAAGGCATGGCCAGTCCGCTTCGCCGCGCCGCCCAGGTCTTCGGTCGCGGGGCGTCCGCCGAGGCGGCGTCGTCAACCTCGGGATCCGGCGGAGCCCCCGCCTGGGCTGACGCGCTGCGCCGCCAGCAGGCGGCCAAGGAGGCGGCCCGAACCGCCGCCCACATCATCCAGACCGGCGACCGCGGCGCGGGCGGATCGAGCGTCGATCTTTCCGAGGATTAG
- the trbG gene encoding P-type conjugative transfer protein TrbG: MQIFPALGAVSSLLVLSACTTSKPPPMIRYDAVARPAVLAATPPRPVEIVEVPKPLPLPGQLQPVPADLPPTPPEAKRPSVRVAQANAEARVEPAGSGYVNAIQVYPFADGALYQLYAAPGVISDIALEPGEKLAGAGPVAAGDTVRWIIGDTESGSGPLQRVHILVKPIKAALRTNLIINTDRRTYHLELRSDQRTYMAAVSWRYPQDQLIALRARSALAEAAEPAATVPQPALDDLKFRYRIEGDEVPWRPLRAFDDGTHVYIEFPDGIGQGEMPPLWVIGPKGTADLVNYRVRGRRMIVDQLFAAAELRLGEAHQQKVRIVRSDGRPAS; encoded by the coding sequence ATGCAGATATTCCCCGCTCTCGGCGCGGTCTCGAGCCTCCTTGTGCTCTCCGCCTGCACGACCTCCAAACCGCCGCCGATGATCCGCTATGACGCGGTCGCGCGGCCGGCTGTGCTGGCGGCCACACCGCCTCGGCCGGTCGAGATTGTCGAAGTCCCCAAACCCTTGCCCTTGCCGGGGCAGCTGCAGCCGGTTCCGGCCGATCTGCCGCCGACGCCGCCCGAGGCGAAGCGCCCGTCCGTCCGTGTGGCGCAGGCCAATGCCGAGGCGCGGGTGGAGCCGGCCGGTTCTGGCTACGTCAACGCCATCCAGGTCTATCCCTTCGCCGACGGAGCCCTCTATCAGCTCTATGCCGCGCCCGGCGTGATCAGCGACATCGCCCTGGAGCCCGGCGAAAAGCTCGCTGGCGCAGGCCCGGTGGCGGCGGGCGACACCGTCCGCTGGATCATCGGCGACACCGAGAGCGGCTCCGGGCCGCTCCAGCGCGTGCACATCCTGGTCAAGCCGATCAAGGCCGCCCTGCGCACCAACCTGATCATCAACACCGACCGGCGAACCTACCATCTCGAACTGCGGTCAGATCAGCGCACCTATATGGCCGCTGTCTCCTGGCGCTATCCGCAAGACCAGCTGATCGCGCTGCGCGCCCGCAGCGCGCTAGCGGAGGCCGCCGAGCCCGCCGCCACCGTTCCGCAGCCGGCGCTGGATGACCTGAAGTTCCGCTACCGCATCGAGGGGGACGAGGTCCCCTGGCGGCCGCTGCGCGCTTTCGACGACGGAACCCATGTCTATATCGAATTCCCCGACGGCATCGGCCAGGGCGAGATGCCGCCGCTCTGGGTGATCGGGCCCAAGGGGACGGCCGATCTGGTCAACTACCGGGTTCGCGGGCGGCGCATGATCGTCGACCAGCTGTTCGCCGCCGCCGAGTTGCGGCTTGGTGAGGCGCACCAGCAAAAGGTGCGCATCGTCCGCAGCGACGGGCGGCCGGCGTCATGA
- a CDS encoding Fic family protein produces the protein MPTYIHDLKGWPNLHWSHALIADQLARVSRSQGRLIGRMEALGFPLRAEAVLQSLTEEVLKSSEIEGEVLDREQVRSSIARRLGLDIGALAPIDRDVEGVVEMMLDATQGYDQPLTEERLFGWHAALFPSGRSGMTKITVGAWRTDKTGPMQVVSGPIGRERVHYEAPAAGRLKNEMRAFLKWFNAGPSIDPVLKAAVAHLWFVTIHPFEDGNGRIARAIADMALARSEESPRRFYSMSAQIRAERKGYYDILETTQKGDLDITAWLQWFLDCLGRAFDGAELTLAAVLRKARFWEVQAGQNVSDRQHKVLNRLLDGFEGKLTNAKWATLTKTSSDTALRDITDLVDRGILVRDEGGGRSTSYSLAAFD, from the coding sequence ATGCCAACTTACATCCATGACCTGAAAGGCTGGCCCAATCTCCATTGGAGCCATGCGCTTATCGCCGATCAACTGGCGCGCGTCAGTCGCAGCCAGGGACGGTTGATCGGCCGTATGGAGGCGCTCGGCTTTCCGCTTCGCGCCGAAGCTGTTCTTCAAAGCCTTACCGAGGAGGTCCTCAAATCCAGCGAGATCGAAGGCGAGGTGCTCGACAGGGAGCAGGTTCGCTCCTCGATCGCCCGCCGCCTCGGGCTCGACATAGGCGCGCTGGCGCCCATTGATCGTGACGTTGAAGGCGTCGTCGAGATGATGCTCGATGCGACGCAAGGCTATGACCAGCCGCTGACCGAGGAGCGATTGTTCGGCTGGCACGCGGCGCTGTTTCCGTCCGGCCGCAGCGGCATGACCAAAATCACCGTCGGCGCCTGGCGCACCGACAAGACCGGTCCGATGCAGGTCGTCTCCGGCCCGATCGGACGCGAAAGGGTCCACTATGAAGCGCCGGCCGCCGGCAGGTTGAAGAACGAAATGCGCGCTTTCCTGAAATGGTTCAACGCCGGCCCGAGCATCGATCCGGTGCTGAAGGCCGCCGTCGCGCACCTGTGGTTCGTGACCATCCATCCCTTCGAAGATGGCAATGGCCGTATTGCGCGCGCCATCGCCGATATGGCGCTTGCGCGCTCCGAGGAGAGCCCCAGGCGCTTCTACAGCATGTCCGCCCAGATCCGCGCCGAGCGAAAAGGCTACTACGACATCCTGGAGACGACCCAGAAGGGCGACCTCGACATCACGGCCTGGCTTCAATGGTTCCTGGACTGCCTGGGTCGCGCTTTTGACGGCGCCGAATTGACGCTAGCGGCGGTCCTCCGCAAGGCCCGCTTCTGGGAAGTCCAAGCGGGTCAGAACGTCAGTGATCGTCAGCACAAAGTGCTCAACCGCCTCCTTGATGGTTTCGAAGGCAAGCTCACCAACGCCAAGTGGGCGACGTTGACCAAGACGTCTAGCGATACCGCGCTTCGTGACATCACCGATCTCGTCGATCGCGGCATCCTCGTCCGCGACGAGGGCGGTGGTCGAAGCACGAGCTATTCGCTCGCCGCCTTCGACTAG
- the trbJ gene encoding P-type conjugative transfer protein TrbJ yields MTCKRLCHMLAAGAAALSLSLGSAPAQAQWTVFDPWNYAQSLLTAARELQQIQNEIQGLQNQAQSLINQAHNLANLPYSSLQSLQQSIQRTQALLGQAQRIAYDVQKIDQAFSTTYAPASASQSNQALVANAQARWQNSLAALQDAMRVQASVVGNLDTNRAQTSALVTSSQGASGALQAAQAGNQLMALQAQQLADLTAVLAAQGRAQALESAQRAAAQDQGREQLSRFLVPAAGYQPTTVTLFH; encoded by the coding sequence ATGACCTGCAAGCGTCTTTGTCACATGCTCGCCGCCGGCGCCGCGGCGCTTTCCCTTAGCCTCGGCAGCGCCCCGGCCCAGGCCCAGTGGACCGTGTTCGATCCCTGGAACTATGCCCAGAGCCTGCTCACCGCCGCCCGTGAGCTGCAGCAGATCCAGAACGAGATCCAGGGCCTGCAGAACCAGGCCCAGTCCCTGATCAACCAGGCCCACAATCTGGCGAACCTGCCCTATTCGAGCCTGCAATCCCTGCAGCAGTCGATCCAGCGGACCCAGGCCCTGCTCGGCCAGGCCCAGCGCATCGCCTACGATGTGCAGAAGATCGACCAGGCCTTTTCCACCACCTATGCGCCGGCGAGCGCTTCCCAATCGAACCAGGCCCTGGTCGCGAACGCCCAGGCGCGCTGGCAGAATTCTCTGGCCGCTCTGCAGGACGCGATGCGGGTCCAGGCGAGCGTGGTCGGCAATCTCGACACCAATCGGGCCCAGACGTCCGCCCTGGTCACCTCCAGCCAAGGGGCGTCGGGCGCCCTGCAGGCCGCCCAGGCCGGCAATCAGCTGATGGCGCTGCAGGCCCAGCAGCTCGCCGACCTCACCGCCGTCCTGGCCGCGCAGGGTCGGGCCCAGGCGCTGGAGAGCGCCCAGCGCGCGGCCGCCCAGGACCAGGGGCGCGAGCAGCTCTCGCGGTTCCTGGTTCCTGCGGCCGGCTACCAGCCGACCACCGTCACCCTGTTCCACTAA